The stretch of DNA TGGTCCCAGGCACGTCGGTCAAGTCGAGTAAAGAGGCCCTCCGTCTGACACGTATCTACCCGGGAATCATCTACTCGACAGCGGGAATACATCCGCACGATTCGAAATCAATCATAGAGGAGCCCAGCACATGGCTGGACTTTGAAGTAATTGCCACAGCGCCGGAATGCGTCGCAATTGGACCGTGCGGGCTGGACTATCAGCGGGACTTTAGCGAGCCGTGCACCCAGAAGGACATATTCGAGCGACAGCTCAAGCTGGCCTGTGATTTGCAGAAACCCATCCTCATTCACGAGCGATCTGCGCAGGAAGATGTGTTGGAAATACTTGCGAAGTAAGTTCAGGGTGGTGATTCAtatctgttatttttttttctgttatcaCTATCCAACACAGTGGCAGATGTGTCGCACTACCTTTGCCTGTGAAAGGAGAGTTGACTAATCGGCAACAAATATGATTTAAATCAACATGTAATCTGACAATAATCATTAATCATCAAAAACATAACGTAAAATGAGGATTGTAaatattgaatgatacaattaCGTCTGTTATTCTAGATTTCAACCCACCCCGCAAATCATCATAAGAGGCTTTATGGGCACAACAGAGGAAGCCCTCAAATACCTGCAACATGACTACTACATATCTTTAACTGGATATCTTTGCAAGGTATCAAATCGtgaattacaaattacaaaaaaactGTTGACAGCAAACTACGTTCCAGGACAAATCCGACACGGGGGTGAGAAAATTGCTCGAGGATGGCCGCCTTCCGCTCGAGCGACTTCTGGTGGAAACTGATTCACCGTTCATGTACCCGAACACACGTGCCTCCAAGCTGCCACAGCACGTGAAAACCGGCCTGACGGAGCGATCGCTACTGTATCTCCACCGCTACTGTACCTTCCAGCGGAACGAACCCTG from Toxorhynchites rutilus septentrionalis strain SRP chromosome 3, ASM2978413v1, whole genome shotgun sequence encodes:
- the LOC129774918 gene encoding 3'-5' ssDNA/RNA exonuclease TatD, coding for MADIIEDEMKHCYENLIVVDVGANLTNKKYIRDLDSVIQRAKDSGVQKIMVPGTSVKSSKEALRLTRIYPGIIYSTAGIHPHDSKSIIEEPSTWLDFEVIATAPECVAIGPCGLDYQRDFSEPCTQKDIFERQLKLACDLQKPILIHERSAQEDVLEILAKFQPTPQIIIRGFMGTTEEALKYLQHDYYISLTGYLCKDKSDTGVRKLLEDGRLPLERLLVETDSPFMYPNTRASKLPQHVKTGLTERSLLYLHRYCTFQRNEPCSLPAIVEMIAAFMNKKPEDVGLATAFNALKLFGLSQ